One genomic region from Arthrobacter sp. YN encodes:
- the nrdH gene encoding glutaredoxin-like protein NrdH: MTVTVYTKPACVQCNATYRALDKKGIAYQSVDISQDAEALERLKALGYMQAPVVVTEQDHWSGFRPDKIEELAQAVSSVA, encoded by the coding sequence ATGACCGTAACGGTTTACACGAAGCCGGCCTGTGTTCAATGCAACGCAACCTACCGGGCACTCGACAAGAAGGGCATTGCCTACCAGAGTGTCGACATCTCCCAGGATGCCGAGGCCCTTGAGCGCCTCAAGGCACTGGGTTACATGCAGGCTCCGGTTGTCGTCACCGAGCAGGACCACTGGTCTGGTTTCCGCCCGGACAAGATCGAGGAACTGGCCCAGGCCGTTTCCTCCGTGGCCTAA
- a CDS encoding ThiF family adenylyltransferase, with product MTKRRRPIFSSWQRQLLSELKDLSKNQPGEIRVEGQPKLEAGGEAVVAVVLNTSGLLQEPEGLRLRNEEEFVIRIGDSALTPPVVDVKHLRFIGFPHVLQGRRLCLFLDPSREWYPSLGMAGMLNRLWGWLADAVGARFDPRTSMYHAVGGVLHQSVGTPTIVVREGDALESHQVARLVERSSHRLDLTFSTHMVGLRTPVFRLDSALPLGASSSFVDLLYLIDNPYLRRGDLNGSVGGKKSDAFVSALAACALRNPGGSPQYFVLCVPHPGGGAPHLLGGRLPSAAAEALREVARNQGTAITLDTTKLKNRIDVEWCKMSDERHEVTTRRDQSRPVSGFLGKSVHVWGCGGLGSWIAEFVARAGVARITLCDPGVITGGLLVRQNYAEGDIGLTKAEALAVRVQDIRDDLSVDVVAGAIPENFTDCLAADIIIDATVSNAITQVLDVIAAHSGCKAIIAQVATDAATGTLGLLNVCAPSSSLQPSTVDDMAGQAIKADADLEIFHKLWQEPEDGVELIPTRGCSVPTFHGSAADLASVAAVLTSLLGKHMQSAATPSGTHVISLPHAGNSRPHVFLPLGAA from the coding sequence ATGACCAAGCGGCGGAGGCCGATCTTCTCATCATGGCAGCGACAGCTCCTCTCTGAGCTTAAGGACCTCAGTAAGAATCAGCCGGGGGAAATCCGCGTTGAAGGACAGCCTAAACTCGAAGCAGGAGGCGAAGCGGTGGTAGCCGTGGTGCTAAACACCAGCGGTCTGCTACAGGAGCCAGAGGGATTGCGACTCCGAAACGAGGAGGAATTTGTCATCCGCATCGGAGATTCCGCTCTGACACCACCCGTTGTTGACGTCAAGCATCTTCGATTTATCGGCTTTCCGCACGTCCTTCAAGGGCGCCGCCTATGCCTTTTCCTGGATCCGTCCCGAGAATGGTATCCGTCACTCGGCATGGCTGGGATGCTTAACCGTTTGTGGGGCTGGCTGGCAGACGCTGTGGGGGCGCGCTTTGACCCCAGAACGTCCATGTATCACGCCGTCGGTGGCGTACTGCACCAGTCTGTCGGGACACCAACGATAGTGGTCCGGGAAGGTGACGCTCTCGAAAGTCATCAGGTGGCACGCCTCGTCGAGCGGTCTTCCCACCGTTTGGATCTGACATTTTCGACCCACATGGTGGGCCTGAGAACGCCCGTGTTCAGGCTGGATTCGGCACTGCCTCTGGGAGCCTCGTCGTCCTTCGTTGATCTGCTTTATCTGATTGACAATCCATACCTCAGACGGGGCGATCTGAACGGCTCAGTCGGTGGAAAGAAATCGGATGCGTTTGTGAGTGCCCTAGCTGCTTGTGCACTGAGGAACCCTGGAGGATCTCCCCAGTACTTTGTCCTCTGCGTCCCTCACCCAGGCGGGGGAGCGCCCCATCTGCTAGGTGGACGCCTTCCCTCAGCTGCCGCCGAAGCCTTGAGGGAAGTTGCTCGAAATCAAGGCACAGCCATCACACTAGATACCACGAAGCTCAAGAACAGGATCGACGTCGAATGGTGCAAGATGTCTGACGAACGGCACGAAGTCACTACCCGCCGCGACCAGAGCCGACCCGTTAGTGGCTTTCTCGGCAAGTCTGTCCATGTATGGGGATGTGGCGGGCTCGGATCATGGATAGCGGAGTTCGTCGCGCGTGCTGGCGTAGCCCGCATAACGCTTTGCGACCCCGGTGTAATCACCGGAGGCCTCTTGGTCAGGCAAAACTACGCTGAGGGAGACATCGGTCTTACCAAGGCAGAAGCGCTGGCTGTCCGGGTCCAAGACATCCGGGACGATCTATCAGTCGATGTGGTGGCTGGAGCCATCCCGGAAAACTTCACGGACTGTCTGGCGGCAGACATCATCATTGACGCCACCGTGAGCAACGCGATCACACAGGTTCTCGATGTCATAGCTGCACATTCTGGATGCAAAGCGATTATTGCCCAGGTCGCAACCGATGCCGCCACAGGAACATTGGGACTCCTCAACGTCTGTGCACCGTCCTCGTCGCTGCAACCATCGACTGTAGATGATATGGCAGGGCAAGCGATAAAAGCGGATGCTGACCTAGAGATCTTCCACAAGCTCTGGCAGGAACCTGAGGACGGGGTCGAACTCATCCCGACCAGGGGATGCTCCGTCCCGACATTCCATGGGTCTGCGGCCGACCTCGCCTCAGTCGCGGCTGTTCTCACTAGTTTGCTGGGAAAGCACATGCAATCTGCAGCGACCCCGTCGGGGACGCACGTCATATCCTTGCCGCATGCCGGCAACAGCAGGCCACACGTCTTTTTGCCTCTTGGCGCTGCCTAG
- a CDS encoding FAD-dependent oxidoreductase, producing the protein MKSLWLDREMRFTSDHIPGEKHFDTIVVGAGLTGMVTALLLSRSGQRVVVFEARTLGAVTTGNTTGKLSLLQGGVLSALRGQYPLKVVQAYVEANKSGQAWLTQYMEQQGTPFQRRTAVTFATTDDGGQRLRKEAAVSRDAGLDVHFSRDAGLPFPVVEALELENQVQINPMDVLETLARDLRGHGGMIVEDVQVQNVGSEQPLDVSTAKGTFTADTVVLATGTPILDRGLYFAKLEPNRSYAAALKVPGDIPKGMYLSIDSPTRSQRTQPTPEGELLLVGGYGHSGGRAASPQSHLDDLLGWATQHYPGAEVTHTWSAQDYQATNLMPFFGKLPRGHGRIFFGTGYNKWGMSNGVAAALSITSDILGGQSDWATVIHHRVTSPKGAVEGVRHNADVAGRMIEDKAKVRKNPEITDETRPPEGTGVVGLYKGEPAAVSTVEGTVCRVSATCTHLGGLLSWNDAEKSWDCPLHGSRFTPEGKYLEGPATRPLEKSVGKKEN; encoded by the coding sequence ATGAAATCGCTCTGGTTGGACCGGGAGATGCGCTTCACCTCCGACCACATCCCTGGGGAAAAGCACTTCGACACCATAGTGGTAGGCGCCGGGCTCACTGGAATGGTGACGGCCTTGCTGTTGTCCCGGTCGGGCCAGCGCGTGGTGGTTTTCGAGGCCAGAACGCTGGGTGCCGTGACCACCGGCAACACCACAGGGAAATTGAGCCTCTTGCAAGGCGGTGTACTGTCCGCTTTGCGTGGCCAGTACCCCCTGAAAGTGGTGCAGGCCTACGTGGAGGCCAACAAATCCGGTCAGGCCTGGCTGACGCAGTACATGGAGCAGCAGGGCACCCCGTTCCAGCGCCGCACTGCGGTGACGTTCGCAACCACGGACGACGGCGGCCAGCGGCTCCGCAAAGAGGCTGCGGTTTCACGGGACGCAGGTTTGGACGTCCATTTCAGCCGCGATGCCGGCCTGCCGTTCCCCGTCGTGGAAGCGCTGGAACTCGAAAACCAAGTGCAGATCAACCCCATGGACGTGCTGGAAACCCTCGCCAGGGACCTCCGCGGGCATGGCGGAATGATCGTCGAGGATGTGCAGGTCCAGAACGTAGGTTCGGAGCAGCCCTTGGACGTCTCCACGGCCAAAGGCACCTTCACAGCGGACACCGTGGTCCTGGCTACGGGAACTCCGATCCTGGATCGCGGCCTGTACTTTGCCAAGCTTGAGCCCAACCGGTCCTACGCGGCTGCCTTGAAGGTACCTGGAGATATTCCGAAGGGGATGTATCTGTCCATCGATTCACCCACCCGGTCCCAGCGCACTCAACCCACTCCCGAGGGTGAATTACTCCTGGTGGGCGGCTACGGGCATTCGGGTGGCCGGGCCGCGTCGCCGCAGTCGCACCTGGATGACCTGCTCGGATGGGCAACGCAGCATTACCCTGGCGCGGAGGTCACCCACACCTGGTCTGCCCAGGACTACCAGGCCACCAACCTGATGCCCTTCTTTGGCAAACTTCCCCGCGGCCACGGACGGATCTTCTTCGGCACGGGCTATAACAAATGGGGGATGAGCAACGGGGTGGCGGCAGCGTTGTCCATCACCTCGGACATTCTGGGAGGCCAGTCCGATTGGGCCACCGTCATCCATCATCGCGTCACCTCACCGAAAGGCGCGGTTGAGGGTGTCCGGCACAATGCGGACGTTGCGGGCCGGATGATCGAGGACAAAGCCAAGGTCAGGAAGAACCCCGAGATCACCGACGAAACCCGCCCACCGGAGGGGACAGGCGTCGTCGGGTTGTACAAGGGTGAGCCAGCGGCCGTGTCCACTGTGGAAGGGACGGTCTGCAGAGTCTCTGCCACCTGCACGCACCTGGGTGGCCTCCTGAGCTGGAACGACGCCGAGAAGTCCTGGGATTGTCCGCTGCACGGCTCCCGCTTCACACCAGAGGGCAAGTACTTGGAGGGGCCCGCCACCCGTCCCCTGGAAAAGTCCGTCGGTAAGAAAGAGAACTAG
- the nrdI gene encoding class Ib ribonucleoside-diphosphate reductase assembly flavoprotein NrdI, with product MAPLAAAPVRDAAEAVTTRSHLIYFSSTSENTKRFVQKLGTDAARIPLYAQDAPLQALEPFVLVLPTYGGTNGEGSVPKQVIRFLNDPGNRELIRGVIGAGNTNFADNYCAAGDIISAKCKVPHLYKFELMGTPEDVQRVNEGLEKFWTQLSQKQK from the coding sequence ATGGCACCGCTGGCAGCGGCACCCGTACGCGATGCTGCGGAAGCTGTGACCACGAGGAGTCACCTCATCTACTTTTCCTCGACCTCCGAGAACACCAAACGATTCGTCCAGAAACTGGGTACGGATGCGGCGCGCATTCCGCTGTATGCCCAGGATGCCCCGCTTCAAGCCCTCGAACCCTTCGTCCTTGTACTGCCCACTTACGGCGGAACAAACGGCGAAGGGTCGGTGCCGAAGCAGGTCATCAGATTTCTTAACGATCCCGGGAACAGGGAACTGATCCGCGGTGTTATCGGAGCGGGGAACACCAATTTCGCGGACAACTACTGCGCAGCGGGGGACATCATCTCCGCCAAGTGCAAGGTGCCGCATCTTTACAAATTTGAACTCATGGGGACGCCGGAAGACGTTCAGCGGGTCAACGAAGGGCTGGAAAAGTTTTGGACACAACTGTCGCAGAAACAGAAGTAA
- the nrdE gene encoding class 1b ribonucleoside-diphosphate reductase subunit alpha — protein MPEAFKGLGYHELNAMLNLYGPNGEIQFEADREAAHQYFLQHVNNNTVFFHDLEEKLDYLVKNQYYERETLDQYTMNFIRDLFNRAYKKKFRFETFLGAFKFYTSYTLKTFDGKRFLERYEDRVCMVALHLARGDEDLANRLVDEIIDGRFQPATPTFLNAGKAQRGELVSCFLLRIEDNMESIARAINSALQLSKRGGGVALSLTNIREHGAPIKQIENQSSGVIPVMKLLEDSFSYANQLGARQGAGAVYLHAHHPDIHRFLDTKRENADEKIRIKTLSLGVVVPDITFELAKKNEDMYLFSPYDVEKVYGVPFSDISVTEKYYEMVDDSRIKKTKISAREFFQTLAEIQFESGYPYIMFEDTVNRANPIDGRITMSNLCSEILQVSSPSIYAEDLSYETVGKDISCNLGSMNIAKTMDSPDFGRSIETSIRALSAVSDMSYINSVPSIAQGNAQSHAIGLGQMNLHGYLAREHVHYGSEEGLDFTNIYFYTVLFHALRASNRLAIETGQKFGGFEKSTYASGEFFDKYTEQEWVPATERVSELFAGHHIPTQDDWRELKASVMEHGIYNQNLQAVPPTGSISYINNSTSSIHPVAAKIEIRKEGKIGRVYYPAPYLTNDNLEYYQDAYEIGYEKIIDTYAAATQHVDQGLSLTLFFKDTATTRDINKAQIYAWRKGIKTLYYIRLRQLALEGTEVEGCVSCML, from the coding sequence CTGCCTGAAGCGTTCAAGGGCTTGGGTTATCACGAGCTCAACGCCATGCTGAACCTGTATGGCCCCAACGGCGAGATCCAGTTCGAAGCCGACCGTGAAGCTGCGCACCAGTACTTCCTGCAGCACGTGAACAACAACACGGTGTTCTTCCACGACCTGGAAGAGAAGCTCGACTACCTGGTGAAGAACCAGTACTACGAGCGTGAAACCCTCGACCAGTACACGATGAACTTCATCCGCGACCTCTTCAACCGCGCGTACAAGAAGAAGTTCCGCTTTGAGACCTTCCTCGGCGCCTTCAAGTTCTACACGTCCTACACGCTGAAGACTTTCGACGGCAAGCGTTTCCTGGAGCGCTACGAAGACCGCGTCTGCATGGTTGCCCTTCACTTGGCTCGCGGCGACGAAGACCTGGCCAACCGCCTCGTCGACGAAATCATCGACGGCCGCTTCCAGCCGGCTACGCCTACGTTCCTCAATGCCGGCAAGGCACAGCGCGGCGAGCTCGTCTCCTGCTTCCTGCTCCGCATCGAAGACAACATGGAGTCGATCGCCCGCGCCATTAACTCCGCGCTCCAGCTCTCCAAGCGTGGCGGCGGTGTGGCGCTCTCGCTCACCAACATCCGTGAACACGGTGCCCCGATCAAGCAGATCGAAAACCAGTCCTCCGGCGTCATCCCCGTGATGAAGCTCCTCGAAGACAGCTTCTCCTACGCCAACCAGCTCGGTGCCCGCCAGGGTGCAGGTGCCGTGTACCTGCACGCCCACCACCCCGACATCCACCGCTTCCTGGACACCAAGCGTGAGAACGCCGACGAGAAGATCCGTATCAAGACGCTCTCCTTGGGTGTTGTGGTTCCGGACATCACGTTCGAGCTCGCCAAGAAGAACGAGGACATGTACCTCTTCTCCCCGTACGACGTCGAGAAGGTCTACGGTGTCCCGTTCTCCGATATTTCGGTGACCGAGAAGTACTACGAGATGGTTGACGATTCCCGGATCAAGAAGACCAAGATCAGCGCCCGCGAATTCTTCCAGACCCTCGCGGAGATCCAGTTCGAGTCCGGTTACCCGTACATCATGTTCGAAGACACGGTGAACCGGGCCAACCCGATCGACGGCAGAATCACCATGAGCAACCTCTGCTCGGAAATCCTGCAGGTCTCCTCGCCGTCCATCTACGCCGAAGACCTCAGCTACGAGACCGTGGGCAAGGACATTTCCTGCAACCTCGGTTCCATGAACATCGCCAAGACCATGGATTCGCCGGACTTTGGTCGCTCCATTGAGACGTCCATCCGCGCCCTCAGCGCTGTGTCCGACATGTCCTACATCAACTCGGTGCCGTCCATCGCACAGGGCAACGCCCAGAGCCACGCGATCGGCCTTGGCCAGATGAACCTTCACGGTTACCTTGCCCGCGAGCACGTCCACTACGGTTCCGAAGAGGGCCTGGACTTCACCAACATCTACTTCTACACGGTGCTGTTCCACGCTCTGCGCGCTTCCAACCGTCTGGCCATCGAGACCGGCCAGAAGTTCGGCGGCTTCGAGAAGTCCACCTATGCTTCGGGTGAATTCTTCGACAAGTACACCGAGCAGGAATGGGTTCCGGCAACGGAACGCGTCTCCGAGCTCTTCGCCGGCCACCACATCCCCACCCAGGATGACTGGCGCGAGCTGAAGGCTTCGGTCATGGAGCACGGTATCTACAACCAGAATCTCCAGGCCGTACCGCCTACCGGTTCCATCAGCTACATCAACAACTCCACGTCGTCGATCCACCCGGTGGCCGCCAAGATCGAAATCCGCAAGGAAGGCAAGATCGGCCGCGTCTACTACCCGGCTCCGTACCTGACCAACGACAACCTGGAGTACTACCAGGATGCCTACGAAATCGGCTACGAGAAGATCATTGACACCTACGCTGCTGCCACGCAGCACGTGGACCAGGGCCTGTCCCTGACGCTGTTCTTCAAGGACACCGCCACCACGCGTGACATCAACAAGGCCCAGATCTACGCATGGCGCAAGGGCATCAAGACCCTCTACTACATCCGTCTCCGCCAGCTCGCGCTGGAGGGCACTGAGGTGGAAGGCTGCGTTAGCTGCATGCTGTAA
- a CDS encoding PDDEXK nuclease domain-containing protein produces the protein MPSQELATEASFPGVPAASSMPDWYPTLLHTVAQEVRVGRTRAMAAANSELLTSYWSIGRQLAERESEQGWGAKVVTRLSADIRTRFPEAKGFSPRNLRYMKSFAQAWPDFPMLQAPLATLPWYHQIALLEKLDDAATRLWYAAAAAQHGWSRNVLTHQISTRLHERSGQAITNFASTMIPADSDLAQQATKDPYVFDFLSMSDRHTERDLELQLVKHVEKFLLELGQGFAFVGEQVRLEIAGDEFFADLLFYHLKLRCYMVVELKAVKFEPGFLGQLGMYMAAVDDLMAHPDDKPTIGLLLCKEKNSVVAEYALRGFNAPVGIAEWKTSLADSLPDELVASLPSIETLEAELASEAARLQGRGQSQAPFALEEDEPQPGRSEEAAVGTSMST, from the coding sequence ATGCCGTCCCAAGAGCTCGCCACCGAAGCATCATTTCCGGGTGTCCCCGCTGCTTCGTCCATGCCCGACTGGTACCCCACCTTGCTTCACACTGTGGCGCAGGAGGTCCGCGTTGGCAGGACCCGGGCGATGGCAGCGGCCAACAGCGAGTTGTTGACTTCCTACTGGAGCATCGGCCGGCAGCTCGCCGAACGAGAATCCGAGCAAGGCTGGGGTGCCAAAGTGGTCACCCGCCTGTCTGCCGACATCAGGACCCGGTTTCCGGAAGCGAAAGGCTTCTCCCCCAGAAACCTCCGGTACATGAAGAGCTTCGCCCAGGCTTGGCCCGACTTCCCAATGTTGCAAGCACCGCTTGCAACATTGCCTTGGTACCACCAAATCGCACTGCTGGAAAAGCTCGACGACGCCGCCACGAGGCTCTGGTACGCAGCGGCGGCTGCCCAGCACGGCTGGTCCCGCAACGTGTTGACGCACCAGATTTCAACCCGCTTGCACGAGCGCTCGGGGCAGGCCATCACCAACTTTGCCTCCACGATGATCCCTGCCGATTCGGACTTGGCGCAGCAGGCGACCAAGGATCCCTACGTCTTCGACTTTCTGTCCATGAGTGATCGGCACACCGAACGGGACCTGGAGCTGCAGTTGGTGAAACACGTGGAGAAATTCCTGTTGGAGCTGGGCCAAGGCTTCGCCTTTGTAGGTGAGCAGGTGCGTCTGGAAATCGCTGGCGACGAGTTCTTCGCAGACCTCCTCTTCTACCACCTGAAGTTGCGCTGCTACATGGTGGTCGAACTCAAGGCTGTGAAGTTTGAACCCGGGTTCCTGGGGCAGCTGGGCATGTACATGGCGGCAGTGGACGACCTCATGGCGCACCCGGACGACAAACCGACTATCGGATTGCTGCTGTGCAAGGAGAAGAACAGCGTGGTGGCCGAGTACGCACTGCGTGGGTTCAACGCCCCCGTGGGCATCGCGGAGTGGAAAACCTCCCTCGCGGACTCCTTGCCCGATGAATTGGTGGCGAGCCTGCCGAGTATCGAGACTTTGGAGGCCGAGCTGGCAAGTGAGGCCGCGCGGTTGCAGGGCCGGGGGCAGTCCCAAGCGCCGTTTGCCTTGGAAGAGGATGAACCGCAACCTGGACGTTCGGAGGAAGCCGCCGTGGGAACTAGCATGTCCACGTGA
- a CDS encoding SAVED domain-containing protein: MIDDRVNEGLYTQELLEAKKSEHELRVAKATNFEVLRRTMVVTTRSRIRGTNTAISEREVAEAMVDAGLVVHVNDGRPVHIVIKFDDDEQDPWVWDRGMKQIRDAIRELKHTGEEGRVDHVSLFPLAPIPLLVYLGSRLDDKLSVSLFDRHRGGQQNVWCWPKPTGTSPTFQVLKQSSPGSETEVVAAVSVSGSISHGDLPEDLASLPLVTLSPATGRPAPGLIGSEDALDEFSQAWRLLLAEVEAQWPQATRLHVIAAVPASAAIRMGQHRMRDVHPGFVVYQRTDTGTYSATPEIRD; this comes from the coding sequence ATGATCGACGATAGAGTCAATGAAGGCCTTTACACACAGGAACTGCTGGAGGCTAAGAAATCCGAACATGAACTGCGTGTAGCCAAGGCGACGAACTTTGAAGTTCTACGCAGAACCATGGTGGTCACGACCAGAAGCCGGATCCGGGGAACCAACACTGCTATCTCCGAAAGGGAGGTCGCCGAAGCCATGGTGGATGCTGGACTGGTTGTTCACGTCAACGATGGCCGACCCGTCCACATCGTCATCAAATTCGATGACGATGAGCAGGACCCCTGGGTGTGGGATCGGGGTATGAAGCAGATCCGGGACGCCATCCGAGAACTTAAACATACAGGCGAGGAGGGCAGAGTAGATCATGTATCGTTGTTCCCTCTCGCACCGATTCCCCTGTTGGTGTACTTGGGGTCGAGACTCGATGACAAGCTGTCCGTAAGTTTGTTCGACCGCCACCGCGGGGGTCAGCAGAACGTGTGGTGCTGGCCCAAGCCGACCGGAACGTCCCCAACCTTTCAAGTGCTGAAGCAAAGTTCACCCGGCTCGGAAACGGAAGTCGTGGCAGCGGTGTCCGTATCTGGATCCATTTCGCATGGAGACCTCCCCGAGGATCTTGCATCACTACCACTAGTGACGCTGTCCCCGGCGACGGGAAGGCCCGCCCCGGGGCTCATAGGTAGCGAGGACGCCCTTGATGAGTTCTCCCAAGCATGGCGACTACTGCTCGCCGAAGTCGAAGCGCAATGGCCGCAGGCAACGCGGCTCCACGTAATCGCCGCTGTTCCCGCCAGCGCGGCAATTCGCATGGGGCAGCACCGTATGAGAGACGTTCACCCCGGTTTCGTTGTGTACCAACGAACCGACACAGGCACATATTCAGCCACACCGGAAATCCGGGACTAA
- a CDS encoding SMODS domain-containing nucleotidyltransferase — protein sequence MQLAGHFNVLLKDTVNLGQVKLDLLDQRVNAIYKALKNDAVVGSLVSGKSPQGSWAHRTIIEPVGTNEFDADFMLNMKENPDWADNPGAYLDQVYAAIHRHSIYGNMPHTRKCRCVRVGYANSMHVDIVPHLKLSDGREVIVNRDANNWEQTHPQGFTDWMRSKDAIANGNLRKVIRLMKYLRDHKNSFTGTRSILLTTLLGSQVSEVRDLLDPGYYADVPTTLLHVVNDLDDWLQARPDKPSIADPSGSGASFDHRWTQSTYSYFRDRIHAHAAEIEAAYLEVDKEKSVKLWQGIFGEGFKAPATFTSSAKFPTGATAAASSVSRSGRAG from the coding sequence TTGCAGCTAGCCGGTCATTTCAACGTTCTCCTAAAAGACACCGTCAATCTTGGGCAGGTGAAGTTGGACCTCCTCGATCAACGGGTGAATGCGATCTACAAGGCCCTCAAAAACGACGCCGTAGTTGGCTCTCTTGTGTCCGGAAAGTCCCCCCAAGGTTCCTGGGCTCATCGTACGATCATCGAGCCGGTGGGAACTAACGAGTTCGATGCAGATTTTATGCTCAATATGAAGGAAAACCCCGATTGGGCCGACAATCCGGGTGCATACCTTGATCAGGTTTATGCTGCCATCCACCGCCACAGCATTTATGGAAACATGCCACACACGCGGAAATGCCGCTGCGTCCGGGTTGGGTACGCGAACTCGATGCACGTCGACATAGTCCCGCATCTGAAGTTGAGCGACGGTCGCGAAGTCATTGTGAACCGTGACGCAAATAATTGGGAACAGACACATCCACAGGGTTTTACAGATTGGATGCGGTCAAAGGACGCCATTGCCAACGGCAATCTCCGAAAAGTGATCCGCCTGATGAAGTATCTCCGCGATCACAAGAATTCCTTCACTGGGACGCGTTCCATTCTGCTGACCACGTTGCTTGGCTCCCAAGTATCAGAGGTCCGTGATTTGTTGGATCCCGGCTACTACGCGGACGTTCCGACTACCCTGCTCCATGTCGTTAACGATCTTGACGACTGGCTTCAGGCTCGCCCGGACAAACCGAGCATTGCTGATCCCTCGGGGTCGGGAGCCAGTTTCGATCACCGATGGACTCAGTCCACATACAGCTACTTCCGGGATCGCATCCATGCACATGCAGCGGAAATAGAAGCAGCCTACTTGGAAGTTGACAAGGAAAAGAGCGTCAAACTCTGGCAGGGGATTTTCGGCGAAGGCTTCAAAGCACCGGCAACCTTTACTAGCAGCGCAAAGTTTCCCACCGGGGCAACGGCTGCGGCGTCCTCCGTCTCTCGGTCGGGTCGGGCTGGATGA
- a CDS encoding DNA alkylation repair protein, translated as MSEAGEFMDHTLQMESTWEKAAEASERLGGALKVYGASVGAVRGTVRDTLKRYKNLDHDDVTALSSELWAEPVFERRLAAVVLLQTKADILVNTDLTRIEGFIRQAGTRELVDPLASDVVRPLVARLEGLAKERAERVLERWAGDPDPGLRHAAALAAGTATP; from the coding sequence GTGAGCGAAGCCGGTGAATTCATGGACCACACCCTGCAGATGGAATCCACGTGGGAGAAAGCTGCAGAAGCCAGTGAGCGTCTGGGCGGGGCCCTGAAGGTGTATGGCGCATCCGTGGGTGCCGTGCGGGGAACGGTGAGGGATACGCTCAAGCGCTACAAGAACCTGGACCATGACGACGTCACTGCCTTGAGTTCGGAACTGTGGGCTGAACCTGTGTTTGAACGGCGTCTCGCCGCAGTGGTTCTGCTGCAGACCAAAGCAGACATCCTGGTCAACACTGACCTGACGCGTATTGAAGGTTTCATCAGGCAAGCCGGGACCCGGGAGTTGGTGGATCCCCTGGCCTCAGACGTTGTGAGGCCGTTGGTGGCACGGCTGGAGGGACTCGCCAAGGAACGTGCCGAACGCGTCCTGGAGCGTTGGGCTGGAGATCCGGACCCCGGGCTTCGGCACGCTGCGGCTTTGGCGGCAGGCACCGCCACCCCTTGA
- the nrdF gene encoding class 1b ribonucleoside-diphosphate reductase subunit beta gives MTEKVKLLTHVEAINWNKIQDDKDVEVWNRLVNNFWLPEKVPLSNDVQSWHTLTPDEQQLTMRVFTGLTLLDTIQGTVGAVSLIPDAITPHEEAVYTNIAFMESVHAKSYSSIFSTLCSTKEIDDAFRWSLENENLQKKAQIVMDYYQGDDPLKRKVASTLLESFLFYSGFYLPMYWSSRAKLTNTADLIRLIIRDEAVHGYYIGYKFQKGLEKVSEARKQEIKDYTFELLFELYENEVQYTHDLYDGVGLAEDVKKFLHYNANKALMNLGYEAMFPASVTDVNPAILSALSPNADENHDFFSGSGSSYVIGKAVNTEDEDWEF, from the coding sequence ATGACCGAAAAGGTCAAGCTGCTGACACACGTCGAGGCCATCAACTGGAACAAGATCCAGGACGACAAGGACGTGGAAGTCTGGAACCGCCTGGTCAACAACTTCTGGCTCCCGGAAAAGGTGCCGCTGTCCAACGACGTCCAGTCGTGGCACACCCTGACGCCGGATGAGCAGCAGCTCACCATGCGCGTTTTCACCGGCCTCACTCTCCTGGACACCATCCAGGGCACTGTTGGCGCCGTTTCGCTGATCCCTGACGCGATCACCCCGCACGAAGAAGCCGTGTACACCAACATCGCCTTCATGGAGTCGGTGCACGCCAAGTCCTACTCGTCCATCTTCTCCACCCTGTGCTCCACCAAGGAGATTGACGATGCCTTCCGCTGGTCCCTCGAAAACGAGAACCTGCAGAAGAAGGCCCAGATCGTCATGGACTACTACCAGGGCGACGATCCCCTGAAGCGCAAGGTTGCCTCCACTCTGCTGGAGAGCTTCCTGTTCTACTCGGGCTTCTACCTGCCCATGTACTGGTCCTCTCGCGCCAAGCTCACGAACACGGCCGACCTCATCCGCCTCATCATCCGCGACGAGGCCGTGCACGGTTACTACATCGGCTACAAGTTCCAGAAGGGCTTGGAGAAGGTTTCCGAGGCCCGCAAGCAGGAAATCAAGGACTATACCTTCGAGCTGCTCTTCGAGCTGTACGAAAACGAAGTCCAGTACACCCACGACCTCTATGACGGAGTCGGCCTTGCCGAGGACGTCAAGAAGTTCCTGCACTACAACGCCAACAAGGCCCTCATGAACCTCGGCTACGAGGCCATGTTCCCGGCGTCCGTCACCGACGTGAACCCGGCCATCCTGTCGGCCCTGTCCCCGAACGCGGACGAGAACCACGACTTCTTCTCCGGCTCGGGCTCCTCCTACGTGATTGGCAAGGCTGTCAACACGGAGGATGAGGACTGGGAGTTCTAA